TAGGGTTGCGCGGTTTTCGGCCGTTTGGTCAGCACCAGATAGATATGCTGCGGCGCCAAGGCCATGACGGCGAAGATTTTGTCGATCGCCGCCGTGTCGAGCGCCTCATGGAAGACATCCGACAGGGAATTGACAAAGACCCGCTGGGGCGCCTCCCAGCCGAGCGGCAAGGTCAGGCGGTCGGGGCGCAATTCGATCTTGCCGGACCAGCCAGAGGGATCGGCGAAGCCCTGGCCCCAGCCTCCCGGCTGGGCGTTTTCCGCCGTCAGAGCTTCGGCATAGCAATGTTTGCAGGCCGCGCTCTTGCGGGTGCAGCCGACGAGCGGGTCCCAGGTGGCTTGCGCCCATGCAATGGCGATTTCCGTTCCCATGAGTTCGTCTTCCTGCGCGCGGAATGCTCGGCCTTGGTGCCAAGCAGGTTCCGGGCCGGCGCCGGCGCGTCTCCGCCGAGCGGCACCATTGAACTTTCACCAAGGAGGGGCGTAGATCCTGTTCAAAGACAGTCGCCGCGAAGAGCCGGGGATGACGGGAGGCTCCATGGAGGACATCGGCCGCTATGACTATATCGTCGTCGGTGCGGGCTCGGCCGGCTGCGTCCTCGCCAATCGGCTTTCGGCCGATCCGAAGACCAAGGTTTTGTTGCTGGAGGCCGGCGGCAAGGATGATTGGATCTGGTTTCACATTCCGGTCGGCTATCTCTTCGCGATCGGCAATCCGCGCGCCGACTGGATGTTCAAGACGACGCCTCAACCGGGCTTGAATGGCCGCAGCTTGAATTATCCGCGCGGCAAGGTCATCGGCGGCTCATCCGCGATCAATGCGATGATCTATATGCGCGGCCAGCGCCAAGATTATGATGGCTGGCGGCAGATGGGCCTGGCTGGATGGGGCTTCGACGACGTGCTGCCGCTGTTCAAGCGTCAGGAGGACCATTATGCCGGGGCCAGCATGGCGCATGGCGCGGGCGGCCCTTGGCGGGTCGAGGCGCCGCGCGTCCATTGGCCGATCCTCGATGCGGTGCGCGAGGCGGCCGGCGAAATAGGGATTCCCAAGATCGTCGATTTCAACCGCGGCGACAATGAAGGCGCGGCCTATTTCGACGTCAATCAAAAGCGCGGCCGACGCTGGAGCGCTGCACGCGGTTTCTTGAAGCCGATTCTCAAACGGCCCAATCTGCGGCTCGTCAGTGGCGCCGAGGTCGCGTGCATTGTGCTTGCCGGAAAACGTGCCGAAGCGATCCAATTCCACAAAGACGGACAAAGCTTCATCGTCCATGCGGCGGGTGAGATCATTCTCGCCGCGGGTGCAATCGGCACGCCGAAAATTCTCGAGTTGTCCGGCATTGGCGACGCGCAAGTGCTGGCCGCCGCCGGCATCGATGTCCGACACGATCTGCCGGGCGTCGGCAAAAATCTGCAGGATCATCTGCAATTGCGGCCGATCTTCAAGCTCGCTCATGCGCGCACGCTCAATGTCGATTATCGCTCGCGCCTCAAACGTGTCAGCATGGCGCTCGACTATGCTTTGTTCCGCCGCGGCCCGCTCACTATGGCGCCGTCGCAGCTCGGCATTTTCACGAAATCGAGCGATGCCTATGCGACGCCCAATCTCGAATTCCATGTCCAGCCCCTGTCGCTCGACAAGTTTGGCGACGCCATGCATCCTTTCGCGGCGATCACCCTCAGCGTCTGCAATTTGCGGCCGACGAGCCGCGGCACGAGCCATGTCGTTTCCCCTGATTTCAGGGCGCCGCCGATGATTTCGCCGGATTATCTCAGCACGGAGCCGGATCGGCAGGTTGCTGTCGATGCCTTGCGTCTGGTCCGTCGGCTCTGCGCCGCGCCGGCCCTTGCGCCTTATCAGATGGAGGAATTTCGTCCCGGCGCCGAACTTGTGAGCGATGCGGATCTCGTCCAAGCGGCTGCCGACATAGGCACGACGATCTTCCATCCCGTCGGCACGGCGAAAATGGGGATCGACGGCGACCCCATGGCCGTGCTCGATGCGCGGCTGCGGTTGCGCGGCATCGGCGGATTGCGCATCGCCGATGCCTCCGTGATGCCCTGTATCACCTCTGGAAATACCAATTCGCCGACCATGATGATTGCCGAAAAGGCGGCGGAAATGATCCTCGAAGAGGCGCGGAGATCGTGAAGGCACGCTCCGATGCATGTGATCAAACGCGACTAGGAAAGCGGACGCCATGTCTTTGCCGAGCCAAGCCAATGTGCCGAAAGATGGTCGCCAGTCGGAGACGGCTCTGCTTGTGGCGCGCGGCACAAGGCGGCTTTTGCGCAGCCGCAGGTTGGTGACATTGACGGAACTGCCGCTTGCCAGCGGGCGTCGCGCCGATATTGTCGCGCTGGCGCCGGATGCGACGCTTTTGATCATCGAAATCAAGTCATCGATCGCCGATTTTCGCGCCGATGCGAAATGGCCGGATTATCGCGCTCATTGCGACAGGCTCTATTTTGCCATTCCAGAAGAGGTCCCGCCGGAGATCATGCCGGAGGATGCCGGGCTCATCATCGCCGATGGTTTTGGTGCCGAAATCCTCCGCGAGGCGCCGGAGCATCGGCTCGCGGCAGCGACAAGGCGCAGCATGCTGCTGCGTTTTGCCCAGGCGGCAGCGCATCGGCTGCATGGGTTGAGCGATCCGGAGATCTTGAGCTTCGGCTCTTTGTGACCGAACGCCAATGCTGGGGCTGAGGAGTTGAGGCACGTCAATGACCCGGCCCCGCGAATATGATTCCTGAGGACATGAATTCCATGACCGATCAAAGCATTGCTTTGCACGCGAAGCCGCGGCTTGAAACGACTCACAGCGGGCAACGTCTCATCCTTGTGGTGAGCGGCGCCTGGACGGCGCACCATGCCGAAGAACTCGAACATGTGCCTCTCATCGGCGAACCAAGCCGCGAGGCCGCGCCAGAGCCTCCGGGCGGCATCGCGATCGATATGGGACAAGTCGAGGCGCTCGATACTTATGGCGCCTGGCTCATCGAGAGGCTCTTTCGCCAATATGCGGGTAAGGGGCGGCAGGTCCAGCTCATCGGCGTGGCCGAGCGCTATCGCGGTCTCATTGATGAAATCCATGACGTCAACAGGCACCGCGCCGCGCCAAAGCGGCAAGAGAACCGGCTGCTCGCTGCGCTCGAATCCCTCGGGCGCATTGGCGTCGATGGCGTCAATGATTTTCTCGATCTGCTCGAAATGTTCGGTGCGCTGTTTCGCGCCTTCCTGCGCGTCCTCGTCAATCCGCGCCGGCTTCGTCTGACCTCGACGGTGCATCATCTCGATCGCGTCGGTTGGCAGGCTGTGCCAATCATTCTCGGGTTCACCTTTCTCATCGGCGCGATCATCTACCAGCAGAGCACATTTTATTTCCGCAAATTCGGCGCGGAAGATTATGCCATCAATTTCGCCAGCGTCCTCGTGCTGCGTGAGCTCGGCGTGCTGCTCGTCGCGATCATGGTCGCCGGCCGCTCCGGCAGCTCCTATACGGCCGAACTCGGCACGATGAAGATGCGCGAAGAGATCGACGCGCTCCATACGATGGGACTCGATCCCGTCGAAGTCCTGATCCTGCCGCGCGTCATCGCGCTCATCATCGCTGTGCCGGTGCTGACCCTCCTCGGCTCCCTGACGGCGCTCTATGGCGGCGGTATCGTCGCCTATTTCTATTCCGGTATGAGTCCTCAGATCTATCTCACGCGTCTCAACGAGGCGGTTTCGATCACCCAATTCAAGGTCGGCATGATCAAGGCGCCGTTCATGGCGCTGGTCATCGGCGCAGTCGCCGCCTGCGAGGGCATGAAGGTGAAGGGCAGCGCCGAATCGCTCGGCCTGAAGACGACGGCCTCGGTCGTGAAATCCATCTTTCTCGTCATCGTGATCGATGGTCTCTTCGCGATTTTCTACACTTCGATCGGATGGTGAGCATGGCCGAAGGCAGCGAAGCGATCGTCGCGACTGTGGCAGCTGCAGACATTGTTATCCGGGTGCGCGACCTTGTGGTCGGTTTCGGCGATACGACGGTGCTCGATCATCTCGATCTCGATGTCGCACGCGGCGAGATTTTGGGTTTCGTCGGGGGCTCCGGTTCCGGCAAATCGGTGCTGCTGCGGACGCTCATCGGCTTGTTGCAAAAGCGATCCGGGACGATCCAGCTCCTCGGCATCGACGTCGATCAAGTCAACGTCGAGGACATGCAGGCGATCGAGCGACGCTGGGGCATATTGTTTCAGCAGGGCGCGCTGTTTTCGTCGCTGACGACATTGCAGAATGTACAATTCCCGATGCGCGAATATTTGCATCTGTCAGAGCGGCTCATGGACGAAGTGGCGATGGCGAAGCTCGAAATGGTGGGCTTGACCGCCGAAGATGCGGTCAAATTTCCCTCCGAGCTTTCTGGCGGCATGGTGAAGCGCGTCGCGCTCGCCCGCGCTCTGGCGCTCGATCCGGAGATCGTCTTTCTCGACGAGCCGACCTCCGGTCTCGATCCGATTTCCGCCGGTGAATTCGACGTGCTGATCAGGACTATGCAGCAAACTTTCGGGCTCACCGTCTTCATGGTCACACATGATCTCGACAGCCTACATAATGTCTGCGACCGCATCGCGGCCCTGGCTGATGGCAAAGTCGTTGCCGAGGGCACGATCGAGACCATGCTCGCCTGCGAACACCCATGGGTGAAAGCCTATTTCCGCGGCAAGCGCGCACGGGTCCTGGCACCCGCTCAGCAACATTGAGGCACGGCAATGGAGATCAAGTCACGCTATCGGCTGGTCGGGCTCTTCATGCTCGTGGTCATCGCCCTGGGCTTCGGCTTCGTCTATTGGCTGCAAAATGCCGGCGGTCTCGCCGAACGTAAGACCTATCAGATCCGCTTCGAAGATACGGTCGGCGGCTTGCAGGTTGGTGCGCCGGTCATGTTCAACGGCATCCGCGTCGGCGAAGTGACAGGGCTGCATTTGAATATCGCCGATCCACGCATCATTATCGTGAAGATCGCCGTCAACAAATCGACGCCGCTGCGCGCCGACACGTTGGTACGCATCGATTTCCAGGGGCTGACCGGCGCTGCCGCGGTGGCGCTGAACGGTGGTTCGGCCAATCTGCCGCTGCTCAATACGATGGCCAATCCGCCGCCGCTTTTGGCCGGTCCAGCCGCCGGACAAGGTCTCACCGACATGGCGCGTCACGTGCTCGGCAAGCTCGACAAGATTGTCGGGGACAATGCCTCTGACCTCCATGACACGATCGTCAATCTCAAAACCTTCTCAGCCGCGCTCTCGAAAAGTTCCGGCAAGATCGATCCGCTCCTGGGGGGACTCGAAAAGACTTTTGCAGCGCCGCCGAAGCCGCCGATGGCGATTTACGACCTGACCGCGCCGCACGATTTCCCGCCGCTGAAACAAGCGCCTTCGCAGCGCCAGCTTGCCATTCCCGATGTGACCACGATCCTGAACTTCGACACGCAGCAAATCCTGCTCAAGCCGCAAACGGGGGCAACGCGGGCGATCGCAAATGCGCAATGGAGTGATAGTCTGCCGAGACTGCTCCAGGAAAAATTCATCCAGAGCTTCGAGAATGCGCATTATCTCAGCGAGGTGACGCGGCCGCTGGATGGGCTCGAGGCCGATGACCGGCTGCTAGTCGACTTGCGGGCTTTCGCCATCGCGCTCGGTCCGCAGCCGCATGCGGTCATCGATTTCACCGCCAAGATTCTGTCCAAAGACGGCAAGATCGTCGGCGCTCGGCTTTTTCACGCCGAAGTGCCGGCCAAATCCCTCGATGCGGCCGATGCCGCCGCGGCGCTCAACACGGCTTTCGGCAAAGTGGCGACCGATCTCGTCGACTGGGTCGCGCCCTTGTTGTTCGAAGGCAAGGCGGTGCCGCCGCACAAGGCCAGCCCGATCTAAAGATCATCAGGCGGCCATTTTGTCGGGCGCGGGGCGGAACATGCTCTAGCGCGGTGCGCGCTTGGCGAGGATGCGCTGCAGGGTCCGTCGATGCATATTGAGCCGGCGGGCGGTCTCGGAGACATTGCGGCCGCAGAGCTCATAGATCCGTTGGATATGCTCCCAGCGGACGCGATCGGCGGACATCGGATTTTCCGGCAGTTCGGCCTTGTCGTGGCGGGTCGCCAACAAGGCCGAATAGATCTCATCCGCATCGGCTGGCTTAGCGAGATAGTCGAAGGCGCCAAGCTTTACTGCCGTTACCGCCGTCACGATATTGCCATAGCCGGTCAGGATGATCGCGCGTGCCTCGGGCCGCTTGGCTTTGAGCTCGGAAATGACGTCGAGGCCATTGCCGTCCGCAAGCCGCATGTCGATGACAGCGAAGGCCGGCGCCTCCTTGGCGATGGCAGCGAGACCCTCGGCAACCGATCCGGCGCAGGTGACGATGAAGCCGCGCGTTTCCATCGCCCGCGAAAGACGCGAGAGGAATGGCTTATCGTCGTCGACGATCAAAAGGGTCTTGTCCATGTCGGAATCGCCGAGACTCTGGACATTTTCCACTTTCGGGTCG
The window above is part of the Methylovirgula sp. HY1 genome. Proteins encoded here:
- a CDS encoding ActR/PrrA/RegA family redox response regulator transcription factor, giving the protein MDKTLLIVDDDKPFLSRLSRAMETRGFIVTCAGSVAEGLAAIAKEAPAFAVIDMRLADGNGLDVISELKAKRPEARAIILTGYGNIVTAVTAVKLGAFDYLAKPADADEIYSALLATRHDKAELPENPMSADRVRWEHIQRIYELCGRNVSETARRLNMHRRTLQRILAKRAPR
- a CDS encoding ABC transporter permease, encoding MHAKPRLETTHSGQRLILVVSGAWTAHHAEELEHVPLIGEPSREAAPEPPGGIAIDMGQVEALDTYGAWLIERLFRQYAGKGRQVQLIGVAERYRGLIDEIHDVNRHRAAPKRQENRLLAALESLGRIGVDGVNDFLDLLEMFGALFRAFLRVLVNPRRLRLTSTVHHLDRVGWQAVPIILGFTFLIGAIIYQQSTFYFRKFGAEDYAINFASVLVLRELGVLLVAIMVAGRSGSSYTAELGTMKMREEIDALHTMGLDPVEVLILPRVIALIIAVPVLTLLGSLTALYGGGIVAYFYSGMSPQIYLTRLNEAVSITQFKVGMIKAPFMALVIGAVAACEGMKVKGSAESLGLKTTASVVKSIFLVIVIDGLFAIFYTSIGW
- a CDS encoding MmcB family DNA repair protein, with protein sequence MSLPSQANVPKDGRQSETALLVARGTRRLLRSRRLVTLTELPLASGRRADIVALAPDATLLIIEIKSSIADFRADAKWPDYRAHCDRLYFAIPEEVPPEIMPEDAGLIIADGFGAEILREAPEHRLAAATRRSMLLRFAQAAAHRLHGLSDPEILSFGSL
- a CDS encoding ABC transporter ATP-binding protein; translation: MAEGSEAIVATVAAADIVIRVRDLVVGFGDTTVLDHLDLDVARGEILGFVGGSGSGKSVLLRTLIGLLQKRSGTIQLLGIDVDQVNVEDMQAIERRWGILFQQGALFSSLTTLQNVQFPMREYLHLSERLMDEVAMAKLEMVGLTAEDAVKFPSELSGGMVKRVALARALALDPEIVFLDEPTSGLDPISAGEFDVLIRTMQQTFGLTVFMVTHDLDSLHNVCDRIAALADGKVVAEGTIETMLACEHPWVKAYFRGKRARVLAPAQQH
- a CDS encoding GMC family oxidoreductase, producing MTGGSMEDIGRYDYIVVGAGSAGCVLANRLSADPKTKVLLLEAGGKDDWIWFHIPVGYLFAIGNPRADWMFKTTPQPGLNGRSLNYPRGKVIGGSSAINAMIYMRGQRQDYDGWRQMGLAGWGFDDVLPLFKRQEDHYAGASMAHGAGGPWRVEAPRVHWPILDAVREAAGEIGIPKIVDFNRGDNEGAAYFDVNQKRGRRWSAARGFLKPILKRPNLRLVSGAEVACIVLAGKRAEAIQFHKDGQSFIVHAAGEIILAAGAIGTPKILELSGIGDAQVLAAAGIDVRHDLPGVGKNLQDHLQLRPIFKLAHARTLNVDYRSRLKRVSMALDYALFRRGPLTMAPSQLGIFTKSSDAYATPNLEFHVQPLSLDKFGDAMHPFAAITLSVCNLRPTSRGTSHVVSPDFRAPPMISPDYLSTEPDRQVAVDALRLVRRLCAAPALAPYQMEEFRPGAELVSDADLVQAAADIGTTIFHPVGTAKMGIDGDPMAVLDARLRLRGIGGLRIADASVMPCITSGNTNSPTMMIAEKAAEMILEEARRS
- a CDS encoding ABC-type transport auxiliary lipoprotein family protein — encoded protein: MEIKSRYRLVGLFMLVVIALGFGFVYWLQNAGGLAERKTYQIRFEDTVGGLQVGAPVMFNGIRVGEVTGLHLNIADPRIIIVKIAVNKSTPLRADTLVRIDFQGLTGAAAVALNGGSANLPLLNTMANPPPLLAGPAAGQGLTDMARHVLGKLDKIVGDNASDLHDTIVNLKTFSAALSKSSGKIDPLLGGLEKTFAAPPKPPMAIYDLTAPHDFPPLKQAPSQRQLAIPDVTTILNFDTQQILLKPQTGATRAIANAQWSDSLPRLLQEKFIQSFENAHYLSEVTRPLDGLEADDRLLVDLRAFAIALGPQPHAVIDFTAKILSKDGKIVGARLFHAEVPAKSLDAADAAAALNTAFGKVATDLVDWVAPLLFEGKAVPPHKASPI